In Solenopsis invicta isolate M01_SB chromosome 1, UNIL_Sinv_3.0, whole genome shotgun sequence, one genomic interval encodes:
- the LOC105195931 gene encoding double-strand-break repair protein rad21 homolog gives MFYAHFVLAKKGPLARIWLAAHWDKKLTKAHVFETNIEKSVDGILQPKVKMALRTSGHLLLGVVRIYSRKAKYLLADCNEAFVKIKMAFRPGMVDLPEEHREAAVTAITLPEVFHDFDTAMPELKDVDIEAQFSLNQSRAEEITMREDYGSLSLVTHDQGFGDMSFDAEPPELLRHGSGMEPSLDQSHMLFSDGSGIETALEQKEKEPVAGTSATTQPMDIDTPIRDDGFGGHLGQDIISGGLFEGGLFDEAPMGEVPVPEVSSINEQQEAGTAPGTAASVHDESDEDMDHFGGPASPMGGMSSDGSRPATPAAAGEEIEGRISVASRRFTPAPPVIPEEHAIDNIEEPPPLQDQTTLLHDEEESFALAPIDASALKGFTKAKRKRKLIVDEVKNISGEEMKAQLSDTSDIITTLDLAPPTKRLMHWKETGGVEKLFALPGRPIPARVLFKNYQRHLTSKSYDHEDFGRLGTEEDGMSLEQMRDAPETEVTSYEQSILNKRTGRKRKAPQDDEIRPPQPPQPTPADFNQSNEAVEIPNIIAQHNLSSESTIPPEVSLPAEPSVSDISSIVPSGEPSEVAPPATETPLLGSEIPQIAPAEVSSILGTHEEPQIPSTSAQEEAVATVQTSDMPQMENMGYDQAQPQVSYMGYDEQHPPAHTPGAISERGPATPWNHEDYEFPPSVGPQEEQQMDETYEQFEERVLNKRAAHMYHVIKSKLDTKDKLTLSEMAFKNNRKQVAQKFYTLLVLKKFQVLELNQEYSYAEIIVTKGPKFENPAL, from the exons ATGTTTTACGCACATTTTGTGTTGGCCAAGAAAGGGCCCTTGGCCCGTATATGGTTGGCTGCTCATTGGGACAAGAAATTAACGAAGGCACATGTATTTGAGACAAACATAGAGAAATCAGTGGATGGTATATTGCAACCAAAG GTTAAGATGGCTTTACGGACATCAGGCCATTTATTACTGGGAGTGGTAAGAATTTATTCAAGGAAAGCCAAATATCTGCTAGCCGATTGCAATGAAGCTTTCGTAAAGATTAAAATGGCCTTCAGGCCTGGAATGGTAGATCTGCCTGAAGAACATAGAGAAGCAGCTGTAACGGCTATTACTTTGCCAGAAGTATTTCATGATTTCGATACTGCTATGCCTGAACTCAA agATGTTGATATTGAAGCTCAGTTTAGTTTGAATCAATCTAGAGCTGAAGAAATAACAATGAGGGAAGACTATGGCAGTTTATCTTTGGTTACGCACGATCAGGGTTTTGGTGACATGAGTTTTGATGCTGAGCCACCAGAGTTGCTACGACATGGTAGTGGCATGGAACCTTCTTTAGATCAG agTCACATGTTGTTTAGTGATGGTTCAGGAATAGAGACAGCATtggaacaaaaagaaaaagagccAGTTGCAGGAACATCTGCTACAACACAACCCATGGATATAGATACACCCATCAGAGATGATGGATTTGGTGGTCATCTTGGCCAAGATATTAtat CGGGAGGACTCTTTGAAGGTGGTTTATTTGATGAAGCTCCAATGGGTGAAGTACCTGTACCTGAGGTTAGTTCGATAAATGAGCAACAGGAAGCAGGTACGGCTCCTGGAACTGCTGCTTCCGTGCACGACGAATCTGACGAGGATATGGATCACTTTGGTGGTCCAGCCTCTCCAATGGGAGGCATGAg CTCTGACGGCTCTAGACCAGCCACACCTGCAGCAGCTGGAGAGGAAATTGAGGGAAGAATAAGCGTCGCAAGTCGGCGTTTTACACCAGCTCCACCAGTTATACCAGAAGAACATGCTATTGACAATATAGAAGAGCCACCACCTTTACAAGATCAAACCACATTATTACATGATGAGGAAGAAAGCTTTGCGCTAGCTCCAATTGATGCGTCTGCTTTGAAAG GATTCACAAAAGCTAAACGCAAGCGTAAACTTATTGTCGatgaagtaaaaaatatttctggtgAAGAAATGAAGGCACAGCTGTCTGATACTAGTGATATCATCACAACATTGGACTTGGCACCACCTACGAAAAGATTAATGCACTGGAAGGAAACTGGTGGCGTGGAAAAGCTCTTTGCTCTGCCAGGAAGGCCTATCCCGGCTCGTGttctatttaaa AATTATCAAAGACATCTGACCAGCAAGTCTTATGATCATGAAGACTTTGGACGACTTGGAACTGAAGAAGATGGAATGTCTTTGGAACAAATGAGAGATGCCCCAGAAACAGAAGTAACCTCTTACGAACAAAGTATCCTCAATAAGCGTACAGGGCGAAAACGGAAAGCACCACAAGATGATGAG ATAAGGCCACCTCAACCACCTCAACCAACTCCAGCAGACTTTAACCAATCAAATGAAGCAGTGGAAATTCCAAACATAATTGCACAACATAATCTTTCTTCAGAATCAACCATACCACCCGAAGTATCTTTACCAGCAGAACCATCGGTTTCCGACATAAGCAGCATTGTGCCTTCTGGGGAACCATCAGAAGTTGCACCGCCAGCTACCGAAACGCCTTTGCTCGGTTCGGAAATACCACAAATCGCTCCAGCTGAAGTCAGTTCGATACTCGGCACACACGAAGAGCCGCAAATACCGTCAACATCGGCACAGGAAGAAGCTGTCGCCACCGTACAAACATCCGATATGCCGCAGATGGAGAATATGGGTTATGACCAa GCACAACCACAGGTTTCATACATGGGTTATGACGAACAACATCCTCCAGCACATACGCCTGGTGCTATTTCTGAAAGAGGACCCGCTACACCGTGGAATCATGAAGATTACGAGTTTCCACCATCCGTTGGACCT CAAGAAGAACAGCAAATGGATGAAACTTATGAGCAGTTTGAAGAACGCGTTCTTAACAAAAGAGCAGCCCATATGTATCACGTTATTAAAAGCAAATTAGATACCAAAGATAAATTAACACTGTCGGAGATGGCATTCAAAAATAATCGCAAGCAG GTTGCACAGAAGTTTTATACACTATTAGTTCTGAAAAAGTTTCAAGTATTAGAActcaatcaagaatattcatACGCTGAAATTATAGTCACAAAAGGACCAAAATTCGAAAATCCtgcattgtaa